In one Diprion similis isolate iyDipSimi1 chromosome 6, iyDipSimi1.1, whole genome shotgun sequence genomic region, the following are encoded:
- the LOC124407816 gene encoding cytochrome b-c1 complex subunit 6, mitochondrial, whose product MSIFSSSLNRLLPTVHASDEELVDPQKQLKEECGTLPKCVSLQEKLTTCNDRVNSRTKTQETCTEELFDYLHCVDHCVAKTLFSKLK is encoded by the exons ATGTCAATCTTCTCAAGCTCTCTCAATCGTCTTCTACCAACGGTCCATGCCTCCGACGAGGAGCTCGTTGATCCGCAAAAGCAACTCAAG GAAGAATGTGGCACTCTGCCAAAGTGCGTGAGCCTACAGGAGAAATTGACCACATGCAATGATCGTGTAAATTCGAGGACAAAGACGCAAGAAACTTGCACAGAAGAGCTTTTTGATTACTTGCACTGTGTAGATCACTGTGTGGCCAAGACCCTTTTCTCAAAACTGAAGTAA
- the LOC124407814 gene encoding histone-lysine N-methyltransferase SETD1 isoform X1 codes for MNGMERHGHGHGHSHHHHGHGNSQSSSQNSNQSSKHGHTHSAHAQKEAVTGQVAQKLRNYKLLVDPFLVKGASKLYRYDGIVPGDPTYPPVQLRDPRSQLTRIWTRLEQLDLPVPRFKIDSNYCGEPPPLEVTFCHLNDNIDRSFLTDMVHKFGLIEELTIYYHPLTNKHLGIARVIFEATKASKACVEKLNNTSVMGKVLRVFLDPFGDECKKIYEDLTTEKKPEKKVEKEVKLEVESEKQTPIEKAPPEDREEYRPVKKSTQCIEKTRDPYIENSRFSKFRDYPTPGGSTGSDLGYGTAPSELNYSSTYSQNSTPAASYDYPQYYSSYHHQASNSYVASMPPNVTQSISMQQNSNMWWGATGPSAGPAGYTATPVWPAVQHNASIDTPSLIPVAKTSTLLKSTQTHHLPKKEKESLPVTTKNSSRNSPVDNSRKTLDLDTRIAMLLKDKAGGMAPPFLQFGSDSEDDKRSLQPDEEMLSEPPSPFLSSDMYKSCFEKILERNKERRKTHENNINQFSVDEELGSVISSSEDEALLGSYSPAPDDMEPEPPKEPPPPPPPDDDRMSLSSLSSGDEKIEEVVAQTEPQNQLYSGGSYPGHLAQYPASADVYHWPKPAQYPYPYGTPYLPNHHYQPTTNSVTGGVGTPQGTTYYPTLQSRLQALANHNITKDNPQGPTINGVLNRVVTELKQILKRDFNKKMIENTAFKLFEVWWDEKKTQKTQSTDEINTSNNAVKEEPSKPQGLSSILEQGTPLGLNYDGFGLGIRASMPKMPSFRRKIKAPSPLPQDEDSRQSDHVDPEIIDSDSDLDLPLAQKVKRRPPSIGTASSSSSSHSSTSSAQSSSSESSSSSSESSDEEETSSASQEQDSDARMSDNRPLACNSEDPDILMELAIQRSLDCPTPIRSETPVPSLRLQDQDLDQFPQHDNEISPISSPIMDRETKDESRVRTAETEVERRVDQPPTSDTLVDKLNPESSVQPQKTVKPDIVTTSPIKEENRDIQKMESSAAEALMALAGQDNIIRHKSPGPLQPNIIRTLQTLSDKYINNEPILKESEKIDMFSEIPTTDSEEESLEIRRIRFQAETDLRLNGQHSPSSPGSQASQVYMEHSYSLPPAPPQPSISDSRVSGLPVPVKSKLTKPPKLEKLKEKSEKTTKRKYPKYSKLHTHQNHEKEKENIENEFAYEPLPRKFEEPLKTYKERDLMSEMGVLYEFLTKGIDAEDVEYLRRSYEALLADDNQGYWLNDTHWVDHPATDIPSPAKRRKRDELRLHSTGSARTEGYYKVDIREKAKHKHHYAQSIQRSNDIEDSSGPYLGGDSAMNGPNIKAKALTGKMQALSREARSNQRRLLTAFGIDTDSDLLKFNQLKFRKKQLKFAKSGIHDWGLFAMEPIAADEMVIEYVGQMVRPVVADLRETQYEATGIGSSYLFRIDLDTIIDATKCGNLARFINHSCNPNCYAKVITIESQKKIVIYSKQPIGVNEEITYDYKFPLEDDKIPCLCGAPQCRGTLN; via the exons ATGAACGGAATGGAGAGGCATGGACACGGACACGGACATTCGCATCATCACCACGGCCACGGAAACTCGCAAAGTTCGTCACAAAACTCCAATCAATCGTCAAAACATGGTCATACGCACAGCGCGCATGCTCAGAAGGAGGCAGTCACTGGTCAAGTTGCCCAGAAACTGAGGAATTACAAACTGCTCGTCGATCCCTTCCTTGTGAAAGGTGCATCCAAGTTGTACCGTTACGATGGAATTGTTCCTGGAGATCCGACGTATCCTCCAGTCCAACTTCGAGACCCAAGATCACAGTTAACAAGAATATGGACGAGACTGGAACAGCTGGACTTGCCCGTACCACGTTTCAAGATAGATTCTAATTACTGCGGAGAGCCGCCGCCACTGGAGGTCACGTTTTGCCATCTTAATGACAATATTGATAGAAGTTTTTTAACGGATATGGTACACAAATTTGGTTTGATTGAAGAGTTGACTATTTATTACCATCCTTTGACTAACAAGCATCTAGGAATTGCCAGAGTTATATTTGAGGCAACAAAGGCTTCTAAAGCTTGTGTAGAGAAGTTAAATAACACTTCTGTAATGGGAAAGGTATTGAGGGTATTCCTGGACCCGTTTGGagatgaatgtaaaaaaatatacgaggATTTGACGACTGAAAAGAAGCCAGagaagaaagttgaaaaagaagtGAAGCTGGAGGttgaatctgaaaaacaaacaccgATTGAAAAAGCACCACCTGAAGACAGGGAGGAGTACAGGCCTGTTAAAAAGAGCACTCAATGCATTGAAAAGACAAGGGATCCttacattgaaaattcaagattcagTAAATTTAGAGATTACCCAACCCCTGGTGGTAGCACCGGCAGCGATTTAGGCTATGGCACAGCGCCGAGTGAACTTAATTATTCCAGTACCTATTCACAAAATTCTACACCAGCAGCGAGCTATGATTACCCTCAATATTATTCCAGTTATCATCACCAGGCATCCAACAGTTACGTTGCAAGCATGCCACCAAATGTCACGCAATCTATATCAATGCAACAAAATTCTAACATGTGGTGGGGAGCTACTGGACCGAGTGCTGGACCGGCAGGATACACAGCTACACCGGTATGGCCAGCAGTCCAGCATAATGCCAGTATAGATACTCCAAGTTTAATTCCAGTTGCAAAAACTTCTACTCTGTTGAAAAGTACGCAAACGCATCACCTGcctaagaaagagaaagagagtctACCAGTTACGACAAAAAATTCCTCAAGAAATTCTCCAGTGGACAATTCTCGAAAAACCTTAGATTTAGATACCAGAATCGCTATGCTTTTAAAAGACAAAGCTGGAGGCATGGCTCCACCATTCTTACAGTTTGGAAGCGATTCTGAAGATGATAAAAGGTCTCTTCAACCAGATGAAGAAATGCTCTCCGAACCACCAAGCCCATTTCTATCGTCTGACATGTATAAGTCAtgttttgaaaagattttagaGCGTAATAAGGAAAGAcgaaaaacacacgaaaacaATATTAATCAGTTCTCCGTTGACGAAGAATTAGGAAGTGTGATAAGCTCTAGCGAAGACGAAGCTTTGTTAGGTAGCTACAGTCCTGCCCCTGATGATATGGAACCAGAACCACCCAAGgaacctcctcctccaccaccTCCCGATGATGATAGAATGTCCTTGAGCAGTTTAAGCTCTGGAGATGAGAAGATTGAAGAG GTTGTAGCTCAAACTGAACCACAAAATCAGTTGTACTCAGGAGGTAGTTATCCTGGACATCTAGCGCAGTATCCAGCGTCAGCAGATGTGTATCATTGGCCAAAACCGGCACAGTACCCTTATCCGTATGGAACGCCCTATTTACCAAATCATCATTACCAACCAACAACAAATTCCGTTACTGGAGGTGTTGGCACACCTCAAGGAACTACCTACTATCCCACGCTGCAATCCAGACTGCAGGCGTTAGCCAACCATAATATTACCAAGGACAATCCACAG gGCCCTACGATCAATGGGGTACTGAACAGAGTTGTTACTGAGCTGAAGCAAATCTTGAAGAGAGATTTCAATAAGAAGATGATTGAAAATACAGCATTCAAGTTGTTCGAGGTTTGGTGGGATGAGAAGAAAACTCAGAAGACGCAAAGTACTGATGAAATTAACACGAGTAATAATGCTGTCAAGGAAGAACCATCCAAGCCACAGGGACTTTCGTCTATTTTGGAACAAGGAACTCCATTGGGGCTTAATTACGATGGGTTTGGATTGGGCATTAGAGCTAGTATGCCCAAGATGCCATCTTTCAGG CGGAAGATCAAGGCACCAAGTCCTTTACCACAAGATGAAGACAGTCGACAATCTGACCATGTAGATCCTGAAATTATTGACAGCGACAGTGATTTGGACCTACCATTAGCGcagaaagtaaaaagacgacCTCCCTCTATTGGCACTGCTTCTTCGTCATCGTCTTCACACAGCAGTACTTCTAGCGCACAATCCAGTAGCAGTGAATCCAGTAGTAGCTCCAGCGAAAGCTCGGATGAAGAAGAAACGTCTAGTGCTTCCCAGGAG CAGGATAGCGATGCCCGAATGTCCGATAATCGTCCGCTAGCATGCAACAGTGAAGACCCTGATATTTTAATGGAATTAGCAATTCAGAGATCCTTGGATTGCCCAACACCAATCAGAAGTGAAACACCTGTACCTAGTCTACGCCTACAAGACCAAGATTTGGATCAATTCCCCCAGCACGATAACGAAATAAGCCCAATTTCTTCACCTATCATGGATAGAGAAACCAAAGACGAAAGTAGAGTAAGGACAGCTGAAACAGAAGTGGAGCGAAGAGTGGATCAACCACCAACATCTGATACTCTTGTCGATAAATTAAATCCTGAATCTTCAGTACAACCCCAGAAGACAGTCAAGCCAGACATTGTTACTACATCGCCAATTAAAGAGGAAAATcgagatattcagaaaatGGAAAGTTCCGCTGCTGAGGCACTCATGGCTTTGGCTGGACAAGACAATATCATAAGACACAAGAGTCCAGGTCCTTTGCAACCAAATATTATCCGAACCCTACAAACATTATCGGACAAGTACATAAACAATGAGCCGATATTGAAAGAGTCTGAGAAAATTGATATGTTCAGTGAAATACCTACGACAGATTCAGAAGAGGAAAGTCTGGAAATAAGGAGGATACG ATTCCAAGCAGAAACAGATTTGCGTCTGAATGGTCAGCACAGTCCAAGTTCTCCTGGCTCTCAGGCATCGCAAGTTTACATGGAGCACTCGTATTCGCTTCCACCAGCCCCACCACAACCTTCCATATCCGATTCTCGAGTTTCCGGTTTACCTGTACCTGTTAAGTCGAAGCTTACGAAGCCACCAAAATTGGAGAAGCTGAAAGAGAAGTCCGAGAAGACTACTAAGAGGAAATATCCCAAATATTCCAAACTCCATACACACCaaaatcatgaaaaagagaaagaaaatatcgaaaatgagTTCGCTTATGAACCGTTACCACGAAAGTTTGAGGAACCACTTAAAACGTATAAGGAACGGGATTTAATGAGCGAAATGGGAGTGCTTTATGAATTCCTAACGAAAGGCATAGATGCAGAAGACGTTGAATATTTGAGGAGAAGTTACGAAGCTTTGCTGGCAGATGACAACCAAGGTTATTGGCTGAATGACACCCATTGGGTTGACCATCCCGCAACGGATATTCCGAGTCCTgctaaaagaagaaaacgagatGAATTACGATTACATTCTACGGGAAGTGCACGGACAGAAGGCTACTACAAAGTTGATATACGAGAAAAAGCCAAACACAAG catCACTATGCGCAAAGCATACAGCGCAGTAATGATATAGAGGATAGTAGTGGACCATATTTGGGTGGTGACAGCGCGATGAATGGTCCAAATATAAAGGCTAAGGCATTAACTGGAAAAATGCAAGCCCTATCACGCGAGGCGAGAAGTAATCAGCGACGGTTATTAACAGCCTTTGGCATTGACACTGACAGTGATTTACTGAAGTTCAATCAGCTCAAG TTCCGAAAGAAGCAATTGAAATTCGCCAAGTCCGGCATACATGATTGGGGTCTGTTTGCAATGGAACCAATCGCTGCTGACGAAATGGTGATAGAATATGTTGGACAGATGGTGAGACCAGTGGTCGCGGATCTACGTGAAACTCAGTACGAGGCTACAGGGATTGGTAGCTCTTACCTGTTTCGTATTGATCTTGACACTATTATCGATGCGACGAAATGTGGTAACTTGGCAAGATTCATTAATCACAGCTGCAAC CCGAATTGTTATGCTAAAGTAATAACAATTGAAAGCCAGAAGAAGATTGTGATCTACAGCAAGCAGCCAATTGGTGTGAATGAAGAAATTACGTATGATTATAAGTTTCCGTTGGAGGATGATAAAATTCCGTGTCTGTGTGGCGCACCCCAATGTCGGGGAACgctcaattaa
- the LOC124407814 gene encoding histone-lysine N-methyltransferase SETD1 isoform X2 — MNGMERHGHGHGHSHHHHGHGNSQSSSQNSNQSSKHGHTHSAHAQKEAVTGQVAQKLRNYKLLVDPFLVKGASKLYRYDGIVPGDPTYPPVQLRDPRSQLTRIWTRLEQLDLPVPRFKIDSNYCGEPPPLEVTFCHLNDNIDRSFLTDMVHKFGLIEELTIYYHPLTNKHLGIARVIFEATKASKACVEKLNNTSVMGKVLRVFLDPFGDECKKIYEDLTTEKKPEKKVEKEVKLEVESEKQTPIEKAPPEDREEYRPVKKSTQCIEKTRDPYIENSRFSKFRDYPTPGGSTGSDLGYGTAPSELNYSSTYSQNSTPAASYDYPQYYSSYHHQASNSYVASMPPNVTQSISMQQNSNMWWGATGPSAGPAGYTATPVWPAVQHNASIDTPSLIPVAKTSTLLKSTQTHHLPKKEKESLPVTTKNSSRNSPVDNSRKTLDLDTRIAMLLKDKAGGMAPPFLQFGSDSEDDKRSLQPDEEMLSEPPSPFLSSDMYKSCFEKILERNKERRKTHENNINQFSVDEELGSVISSSEDEALLGSYSPAPDDMEPEPPKEPPPPPPPDDDRMSLSSLSSGDEKIEEVVAQTEPQNQLYSGGSYPGHLAQYPASADVYHWPKPAQYPYPYGTPYLPNHHYQPTTNSVTGGVGTPQGTTYYPTLQSRLQALANHNITKDNPQGPTINGVLNRVVTELKQILKRDFNKKMIENTAFKLFEVWWDEKKTQKTQSTDEINTSNNAVKEEPSKPQGLSSILEQGTPLGLNYDGFGLGIRASMPKMPSFRRKIKAPSPLPQDEDSRQSDHVDPEIIDSDSDLDLPLAQKVKRRPPSIGTASSSSSSHSSTSSAQSSSSESSSSSSESSDEEETSSASQEDSDARMSDNRPLACNSEDPDILMELAIQRSLDCPTPIRSETPVPSLRLQDQDLDQFPQHDNEISPISSPIMDRETKDESRVRTAETEVERRVDQPPTSDTLVDKLNPESSVQPQKTVKPDIVTTSPIKEENRDIQKMESSAAEALMALAGQDNIIRHKSPGPLQPNIIRTLQTLSDKYINNEPILKESEKIDMFSEIPTTDSEEESLEIRRIRFQAETDLRLNGQHSPSSPGSQASQVYMEHSYSLPPAPPQPSISDSRVSGLPVPVKSKLTKPPKLEKLKEKSEKTTKRKYPKYSKLHTHQNHEKEKENIENEFAYEPLPRKFEEPLKTYKERDLMSEMGVLYEFLTKGIDAEDVEYLRRSYEALLADDNQGYWLNDTHWVDHPATDIPSPAKRRKRDELRLHSTGSARTEGYYKVDIREKAKHKHHYAQSIQRSNDIEDSSGPYLGGDSAMNGPNIKAKALTGKMQALSREARSNQRRLLTAFGIDTDSDLLKFNQLKFRKKQLKFAKSGIHDWGLFAMEPIAADEMVIEYVGQMVRPVVADLRETQYEATGIGSSYLFRIDLDTIIDATKCGNLARFINHSCNPNCYAKVITIESQKKIVIYSKQPIGVNEEITYDYKFPLEDDKIPCLCGAPQCRGTLN; from the exons ATGAACGGAATGGAGAGGCATGGACACGGACACGGACATTCGCATCATCACCACGGCCACGGAAACTCGCAAAGTTCGTCACAAAACTCCAATCAATCGTCAAAACATGGTCATACGCACAGCGCGCATGCTCAGAAGGAGGCAGTCACTGGTCAAGTTGCCCAGAAACTGAGGAATTACAAACTGCTCGTCGATCCCTTCCTTGTGAAAGGTGCATCCAAGTTGTACCGTTACGATGGAATTGTTCCTGGAGATCCGACGTATCCTCCAGTCCAACTTCGAGACCCAAGATCACAGTTAACAAGAATATGGACGAGACTGGAACAGCTGGACTTGCCCGTACCACGTTTCAAGATAGATTCTAATTACTGCGGAGAGCCGCCGCCACTGGAGGTCACGTTTTGCCATCTTAATGACAATATTGATAGAAGTTTTTTAACGGATATGGTACACAAATTTGGTTTGATTGAAGAGTTGACTATTTATTACCATCCTTTGACTAACAAGCATCTAGGAATTGCCAGAGTTATATTTGAGGCAACAAAGGCTTCTAAAGCTTGTGTAGAGAAGTTAAATAACACTTCTGTAATGGGAAAGGTATTGAGGGTATTCCTGGACCCGTTTGGagatgaatgtaaaaaaatatacgaggATTTGACGACTGAAAAGAAGCCAGagaagaaagttgaaaaagaagtGAAGCTGGAGGttgaatctgaaaaacaaacaccgATTGAAAAAGCACCACCTGAAGACAGGGAGGAGTACAGGCCTGTTAAAAAGAGCACTCAATGCATTGAAAAGACAAGGGATCCttacattgaaaattcaagattcagTAAATTTAGAGATTACCCAACCCCTGGTGGTAGCACCGGCAGCGATTTAGGCTATGGCACAGCGCCGAGTGAACTTAATTATTCCAGTACCTATTCACAAAATTCTACACCAGCAGCGAGCTATGATTACCCTCAATATTATTCCAGTTATCATCACCAGGCATCCAACAGTTACGTTGCAAGCATGCCACCAAATGTCACGCAATCTATATCAATGCAACAAAATTCTAACATGTGGTGGGGAGCTACTGGACCGAGTGCTGGACCGGCAGGATACACAGCTACACCGGTATGGCCAGCAGTCCAGCATAATGCCAGTATAGATACTCCAAGTTTAATTCCAGTTGCAAAAACTTCTACTCTGTTGAAAAGTACGCAAACGCATCACCTGcctaagaaagagaaagagagtctACCAGTTACGACAAAAAATTCCTCAAGAAATTCTCCAGTGGACAATTCTCGAAAAACCTTAGATTTAGATACCAGAATCGCTATGCTTTTAAAAGACAAAGCTGGAGGCATGGCTCCACCATTCTTACAGTTTGGAAGCGATTCTGAAGATGATAAAAGGTCTCTTCAACCAGATGAAGAAATGCTCTCCGAACCACCAAGCCCATTTCTATCGTCTGACATGTATAAGTCAtgttttgaaaagattttagaGCGTAATAAGGAAAGAcgaaaaacacacgaaaacaATATTAATCAGTTCTCCGTTGACGAAGAATTAGGAAGTGTGATAAGCTCTAGCGAAGACGAAGCTTTGTTAGGTAGCTACAGTCCTGCCCCTGATGATATGGAACCAGAACCACCCAAGgaacctcctcctccaccaccTCCCGATGATGATAGAATGTCCTTGAGCAGTTTAAGCTCTGGAGATGAGAAGATTGAAGAG GTTGTAGCTCAAACTGAACCACAAAATCAGTTGTACTCAGGAGGTAGTTATCCTGGACATCTAGCGCAGTATCCAGCGTCAGCAGATGTGTATCATTGGCCAAAACCGGCACAGTACCCTTATCCGTATGGAACGCCCTATTTACCAAATCATCATTACCAACCAACAACAAATTCCGTTACTGGAGGTGTTGGCACACCTCAAGGAACTACCTACTATCCCACGCTGCAATCCAGACTGCAGGCGTTAGCCAACCATAATATTACCAAGGACAATCCACAG gGCCCTACGATCAATGGGGTACTGAACAGAGTTGTTACTGAGCTGAAGCAAATCTTGAAGAGAGATTTCAATAAGAAGATGATTGAAAATACAGCATTCAAGTTGTTCGAGGTTTGGTGGGATGAGAAGAAAACTCAGAAGACGCAAAGTACTGATGAAATTAACACGAGTAATAATGCTGTCAAGGAAGAACCATCCAAGCCACAGGGACTTTCGTCTATTTTGGAACAAGGAACTCCATTGGGGCTTAATTACGATGGGTTTGGATTGGGCATTAGAGCTAGTATGCCCAAGATGCCATCTTTCAGG CGGAAGATCAAGGCACCAAGTCCTTTACCACAAGATGAAGACAGTCGACAATCTGACCATGTAGATCCTGAAATTATTGACAGCGACAGTGATTTGGACCTACCATTAGCGcagaaagtaaaaagacgacCTCCCTCTATTGGCACTGCTTCTTCGTCATCGTCTTCACACAGCAGTACTTCTAGCGCACAATCCAGTAGCAGTGAATCCAGTAGTAGCTCCAGCGAAAGCTCGGATGAAGAAGAAACGTCTAGTGCTTCCCAGGAG GATAGCGATGCCCGAATGTCCGATAATCGTCCGCTAGCATGCAACAGTGAAGACCCTGATATTTTAATGGAATTAGCAATTCAGAGATCCTTGGATTGCCCAACACCAATCAGAAGTGAAACACCTGTACCTAGTCTACGCCTACAAGACCAAGATTTGGATCAATTCCCCCAGCACGATAACGAAATAAGCCCAATTTCTTCACCTATCATGGATAGAGAAACCAAAGACGAAAGTAGAGTAAGGACAGCTGAAACAGAAGTGGAGCGAAGAGTGGATCAACCACCAACATCTGATACTCTTGTCGATAAATTAAATCCTGAATCTTCAGTACAACCCCAGAAGACAGTCAAGCCAGACATTGTTACTACATCGCCAATTAAAGAGGAAAATcgagatattcagaaaatGGAAAGTTCCGCTGCTGAGGCACTCATGGCTTTGGCTGGACAAGACAATATCATAAGACACAAGAGTCCAGGTCCTTTGCAACCAAATATTATCCGAACCCTACAAACATTATCGGACAAGTACATAAACAATGAGCCGATATTGAAAGAGTCTGAGAAAATTGATATGTTCAGTGAAATACCTACGACAGATTCAGAAGAGGAAAGTCTGGAAATAAGGAGGATACG ATTCCAAGCAGAAACAGATTTGCGTCTGAATGGTCAGCACAGTCCAAGTTCTCCTGGCTCTCAGGCATCGCAAGTTTACATGGAGCACTCGTATTCGCTTCCACCAGCCCCACCACAACCTTCCATATCCGATTCTCGAGTTTCCGGTTTACCTGTACCTGTTAAGTCGAAGCTTACGAAGCCACCAAAATTGGAGAAGCTGAAAGAGAAGTCCGAGAAGACTACTAAGAGGAAATATCCCAAATATTCCAAACTCCATACACACCaaaatcatgaaaaagagaaagaaaatatcgaaaatgagTTCGCTTATGAACCGTTACCACGAAAGTTTGAGGAACCACTTAAAACGTATAAGGAACGGGATTTAATGAGCGAAATGGGAGTGCTTTATGAATTCCTAACGAAAGGCATAGATGCAGAAGACGTTGAATATTTGAGGAGAAGTTACGAAGCTTTGCTGGCAGATGACAACCAAGGTTATTGGCTGAATGACACCCATTGGGTTGACCATCCCGCAACGGATATTCCGAGTCCTgctaaaagaagaaaacgagatGAATTACGATTACATTCTACGGGAAGTGCACGGACAGAAGGCTACTACAAAGTTGATATACGAGAAAAAGCCAAACACAAG catCACTATGCGCAAAGCATACAGCGCAGTAATGATATAGAGGATAGTAGTGGACCATATTTGGGTGGTGACAGCGCGATGAATGGTCCAAATATAAAGGCTAAGGCATTAACTGGAAAAATGCAAGCCCTATCACGCGAGGCGAGAAGTAATCAGCGACGGTTATTAACAGCCTTTGGCATTGACACTGACAGTGATTTACTGAAGTTCAATCAGCTCAAG TTCCGAAAGAAGCAATTGAAATTCGCCAAGTCCGGCATACATGATTGGGGTCTGTTTGCAATGGAACCAATCGCTGCTGACGAAATGGTGATAGAATATGTTGGACAGATGGTGAGACCAGTGGTCGCGGATCTACGTGAAACTCAGTACGAGGCTACAGGGATTGGTAGCTCTTACCTGTTTCGTATTGATCTTGACACTATTATCGATGCGACGAAATGTGGTAACTTGGCAAGATTCATTAATCACAGCTGCAAC CCGAATTGTTATGCTAAAGTAATAACAATTGAAAGCCAGAAGAAGATTGTGATCTACAGCAAGCAGCCAATTGGTGTGAATGAAGAAATTACGTATGATTATAAGTTTCCGTTGGAGGATGATAAAATTCCGTGTCTGTGTGGCGCACCCCAATGTCGGGGAACgctcaattaa